One region of Pan paniscus chromosome 5, NHGRI_mPanPan1-v2.0_pri, whole genome shotgun sequence genomic DNA includes:
- the ZNF322 gene encoding zinc finger protein 322 — protein MYTSEEKCNQRTQKRKIYNVCPRKGKKIFIHVHEIIQIDGHIYQCLECKQNFCENLALIMCERTHTGEKPYKCDMCEKTFVQSSDLTSHQRIHNYEKPYKCSKCEKSFWHHLALSGHQRTHAGKKFYTCDICGKNFGQSSDLLVHQRSHTGEKPYLCSECDKCFSRSTNLIRHRRTHTGEKPFKCLECEKAFSGKSDLISHQRTHTGERPYKCNKCEKSYRHRSAFIVHKRVHTGEKPYKCGACEKCFGQKSDLIVHQRVHTGEKPYKCLECMRSFTRSANLIRHQATHTHTFKCLEYEKSCNCSSDLIVHQRIHMEEKPHQWSACESGFLLGMDFVAQQKMRTQTEELHYKYTVCDKSFHQSSALLQHQTVHIGEKPFVCNVSEKGLELSPPHASEASQMS, from the coding sequence ATGTACACTTCAGAAGAGAAATGTAATCAGAGaactcaaaaaaggaaaatatataatgtatgccCTCGGAAGGGTAAAAAGATTTTTATTCATGTGCATGAGATTATTCAGATAGATGGTCATATATACCAGTGCCTTGAATGCAAGCAAAACTTCTGTGAAAACTTAGCTCTTATTATGTGTGAGAGAACCCATACTGGGGAGAAACCTTATAAATGTGATATGTGTGAGAAAACCTTTGTCCAAAGCTCAGATCTTACTTCACACCAGAGGATCCACAATTACGAGAAACCTTATAAATGTAGCAAATGTGAGAAGAGCTTTTGGCATCACTTAGCGCTTTCAGGACATCAGAGAACACATGCAGGTAAAAAATTCTATACATGTGACATTTGTGGCAAGAATTTTGGTCAGAGTTCTGATCTGCTTGTCCACCAGCGAAGCCATACTGGCGAGAAACCATATCTATGTAGTGAGTGTGACAAATGCTTCAGTAGAAGTACAAACCTCATAAGGCATCGAAGAACTCACACAGGTGAGAAACCATTTAAGTGTCTCGAGTGTGAAAAAGCTTTTAGTGGGAAATCAGATCTTATTAGCCACCAGAGAACTCACACTGGGGAAAGGCCCTACAAATGTAATAAGTGTGAGAAAAGTTACCGACACCGTTCAGCCTTCATTGTACATAAAAGAGTTCATACTGGGGAGAAGCCCTATAAGTGTGGTGCCTGTGAAAAATGCTTTGGCCAGAAATCAGACCTTATCGTGCACCAGAGAGTCCACACGGGTGAGAAGCCGTATAAATGCCTGGAATGTATGAGAAGTTTTACTCGGAGTGCCAACCTAATTAGGCACCAGGCAACTCACACTCACACTTTTAAATGCCTTGAATATGAAAAAAGTTGTAACTGTAGCTCAGATCTTATTgtacatcagagaattcacatgGAAGAGAAACCACATCAGTGGTCTGCGTGTGAGAGTGGCTTCCTCCTAGGAATGGACTTTGTTGCCCAACAGAAAATGAGAACTCAAACAGAGGAGCTACACTATAAATACACTGTATGTGATAAAAGCTTCCACCAGAGTTCAGCCCTTCTTCAACATCAGACAGTACACATTGGTGAAAAACCGTTTGTCTGTAATGTGAGTGAAAAAGGTCTTGAGCTTAGCCCTCCCCATGCGTCAGAAGCCTCACAGATGTCTTGA